TGCCCCGCGCATGATTCGGGGTCTGGTCACGAAGCGGTCGCGAAAGAGCTCCTCCTTGCGCTCCGCGATGGCATGCAGCGCCGCGCCCGAAGGCGGGGGAAGACCGGCCTCCTTCCATAGCGCGGGAATGATCTCTTCGTTCCTTCGACCGAAGCTCCACGCGAATTGCGCCGGTGTGAGCGCGACACCGTGTTCGGCGCAGACCTGTCCCCAGGAGTCGAAGTGTTCTTCGAAGGTGTCAAAGAGCGTGCCGTCGAGATCGAAGATCGCAGCACGAAGGGTGCCATCGGAGCCCGATGCCGCCGAGGCGCTCGACTGGTGCAGCGTGCGGCCGTCACCTGAAGCACTCGGCGATCGCGGCGAGGCTTCCGAGTCGTGGGCGCGTGGAGTTGTGGCGCTTCGCGTCGCGGAGCCGTGGTCGGCGGCCGTCGCTGCGGGTGTACCGCAGTTCGCTCGACGCTCGCTGCTCATTGGTGCCCCGCCCGTGCTGCGGCCTGCGGCACGGCGCGCAGCGCCTCGCGGATGATCTCGATGGCGCGATCGATATCCGACTCGCTGACATCGAGATGCGTGACGGCTCGCAGTCGTTGCGGTCCCATGGGAATGAGCCGAACGCCGCGCTCCGCAAGCCGAAAGGCCGCGTCGCGAGCTGTGCCGATTCGAGGGTCCACCCGGAAGAAGACCATGTTCGTGGGAATGGCCTTGGGTTCGATCTCCAGTGCGAGACCGTCGACCTCTCGGAGCCCTTCGGCGAGGCGACGGGCGTTCGCGTGATCACTCGCCAATCGATCGATGTGGTGATCGAGCGCCCAGATGGCGGCGGCGGCGAGCAGGCCCGACTGGCGCATGCCTCCCCCGAACATCTTGCGAAATCTCCGCGCCCGCTCGATCCAGTCGCGCGGTCCCGCGAGTGCACTTCCCACCGGGCACCCGAGTCCTTTCGAGAAGCAGAGACTCACGCTCCGGGCTTCCGATGCGAAGTCGCGCATCGAGTAGCCCGCAGCCACGGCAGCGTTCGCGAGTCGCGCGCCATCAACATGGAGATGAAGCGACGCCTCGCGAGCCTCGCGGGCCACCGCCTTGAACTCCTCGAGTGACCACACCGTGCCGCCACCCCGATTGTGGGTGTTCTCCGCGACCACCATGCGGCTCTTCGGCGAGTGGATGTCACCGCCGCGAATGGCCGCTCGCAGCGAGTCGGCATCAAAACGCCCGCCTGGTCCATCAAGGCCAAGAATCATGCACCCGGAGAGCGCAGCCGGAGCCGCCGTCTCATAGTGAATGATGTGGCTCTCCCGATGCGCGATGATCTCATCGCCCGGCTCACACGCGCAACGGATAGCCAATTGGTTCGCCATCGTTCCACTGGGGGTGAAGAGCGCGGCCTCGTGACCGAGGAGCGCGGCGACCTTCGATTCGAGCGCCGCCACGGTGGGTTCATCGCCGAGCACATCATCACCAAGCTCGGCGTGGCGCATCGCCCCCCACATGGCTGGCGTGGGGCGTGTCACCGTGTCCGAGCGGAGGTCAATCGAGTGCACGGAGGCAGCGTACGCCGCTCTGGAGCCGGGTGATCGGTGCGGATCGACCGCACGCCCTGGGTAGGGGGTGGCCTCTGGACCATGGCCACTTCCGAGCGCCGCTCGATCCAGTTCAGCGGTCCTTTCGGCCGATAGTTCAAGGCATGAGAGTGGTGCCCCCGACTTGGTTGACGGCGATGGCCTCGGGCGCGGTGGTCGCGCTCGGCCACGGCTTCGTCGGCCAGATCGAGGGCGCGGCGACTCTCACCCCCGAGCCGATGGGCGCTCGCGCCGTGAGCGCCGACCAGGCGCATGCGCCCCTCGCACCGCATCGCGTCGCGACCTTCACCTTTGAACCCGATCCTGCGCTGCCGCGAGAACTTCCCGCGGGGCTCTATCGCCTGCTCTCGCGCGACTCCGCTCGTGAAGGTCTCCCGCCATTCGGTGGCGTGGGGAGCACGGAAGTCATCGGTGCTCAGGGCGGATGGGCGCTTCGCTTCGCACTGGCTGGTGGTGCGATGGCCGTGGCGACGGAGCCGGCGATCATCCCGGTCCTCGCCGATGAAGTCATTGAAGCATCAGTGTTGGTGCAGACCCAGGGCGTCGAACGCTCCTGCGTGCGGTTGGTCATTCGCGCACTCGATGCCTCTCTCGAGCCTATCCCGGACGCGCAATGGGAGGCTTCGGGGCGTGCAATCCAGGGTTGGCAGCGCCTCCTGATTCGCAGCGGCCCGGCGCCGGCCGGGTCGCGCTCGATGGAGGTCGCGATGGAGGTCACGCCCTGCCTGCCCGACGATCCGACGGGCGATGTCGCCGGAAGCGTCATCTTCGACAACCTCGAGATCTGGCGCGTCCCGCGCGTGACCATCGGACTCGATCGCGCCGGCGCGCGCCCGGGACCCTCACCGCGCGCTGTGACCGTGCAGGTGAACGACCCACTCGGCGCCGCCATGACGCGTGGGGTTCTCCGCGACGCCGATGGCCGCGTCCGCGTCGAGTGGAGTGCCACGGGCGAAGCACATTACGAAGTGGAAGTGCCGCCCCTCGGCCTCGGCGCGTTCGAAGTCGAAGTGGAGGCTCTCTCCGGGACGCGCTCACTCGACCGAGTCCGCATGCCCTTCGCCATCATCGAGCCCGACGAGCGTTCGGAGTCGAGGCGAGTACCGATCGGAGGGAGCGAGCAGCGCGCGTTGGTGCGCATGGGGCTCTGGCTCGATCGCGAGCGCCTGCTGGATCGCGCGGACGCTGTACATGCGTGCAGTGTGATTGGGCCCGACTTCGTGGTCATCGATGTCGGTGATGGTCGCCTCGCGCCATCAATC
The Phycisphaeraceae bacterium genome window above contains:
- a CDS encoding aminotransferase class I/II-fold pyridoxal phosphate-dependent enzyme; its protein translation is MHSIDLRSDTVTRPTPAMWGAMRHAELGDDVLGDEPTVAALESKVAALLGHEAALFTPSGTMANQLAIRCACEPGDEIIAHRESHIIHYETAAPAALSGCMILGLDGPGGRFDADSLRAAIRGGDIHSPKSRMVVAENTHNRGGGTVWSLEEFKAVAREAREASLHLHVDGARLANAAVAAGYSMRDFASEARSVSLCFSKGLGCPVGSALAGPRDWIERARRFRKMFGGGMRQSGLLAAAAIWALDHHIDRLASDHANARRLAEGLREVDGLALEIEPKAIPTNMVFFRVDPRIGTARDAAFRLAERGVRLIPMGPQRLRAVTHLDVSESDIDRAIEIIREALRAVPQAAARAGHQ
- a CDS encoding HAD family phosphatase, encoding MSSERRANCGTPAATAADHGSATRSATTPRAHDSEASPRSPSASGDGRTLHQSSASAASGSDGTLRAAIFDLDGTLFDTFEEHFDSWGQVCAEHGVALTPAQFAWSFGRRNEEIIPALWKEAGLPPPSGAALHAIAERKEELFRDRFVTRPRIMRGAPELLTALRAVGWKLGAGSSAPPANVEAFLAALSRGSAFDRCVSGADVTHGKPHPEVFLKAAERLQVPPSACIVFEDAPPGVEAARRAGMRCVAIVSRGRTRAELADADLLIDDFFAVTPESLDALLGRSPATA